The nucleotide window AACCAGCCCAACACTTGTTCCCAATGTTTCCAGACCCATACCAGGGCCAAGCCAATCACAACGGCGTAAAACACCCATTTCAATAGCGCGGCGATATTTTCGCTCACGAGCGATAAATCGGGCCCTTGCGGTATTTCCGGCTGCGAAGTTTCTCCCTGTGATTGGGCCGCTTCCCCTTTCGATGGGCCCGCATTCTCCTGCTGCTGATTTTGCGATTGCTTCGTCTGTGAACCGTTCTGCGAAGTGCTCCCCTTCTCGCCGCCGGAGTCCGAGGCTTGGTTGCCCTTGGATTCGCCCTTCTCGCCGTTGCCACTTTCCGACTTGCCCGCTTGCGATTCGCCCCCCTTTTCATCCCCCGACTTGCCGCCCCCTTGATCCGATTTCCCCGTCGCCGGCGCGCCCGATTGATTTTCGCCGGCGTTGCCTGTGCCCGAACCCTTTTGATTTTGATCCGAAGCTGCGAGTTCTTTGTCTGGCCGGCTGCGCTGGCCGCTGGCGTTTTTCGCCTGTTCGTCCAGCGTTCCTTCGTTTCCGACCGACACTGGCGATGAGTTGTGCTCTGTCGAACCCATTGCCGGCGGCAATTGCGAAATGGCGTACTCCGCATTCGGCCGCGGCAGCAACATCGTCAGCACCAACAGAGCCGCGATTAACACCGTGCCCGTTGCCAGCCACGTGCCGGCCATGGGCAGCGGCATTTCCAACCGCCGCTGCCGCAAGTACCGCCGCAATCCCAAAAAGCTGGTCGTCATCAACAGGCCCAATCCCGCGGCCACGTACACGCACAACAGCACAAACGAATACCGTCGGCTGCCCGGGTTCGTCGTGGGAATGAACGCCTGCCCAAACCCGAAAATCGGCAGCGCCGCCAGCGAGAAATACACCACCCACACCCCCGGCGCATGCGGCCGGCGGCGCCGTTCCAAGAATTTACCCCACCACGACTTTTCCCCGTCGTCGGATTTTGCAGCCGGCTTCACCTCCTTCTTCGCTGACTCTTTCGCGAGTCTTTTCTGCGTCGACCATCCCATGTCGTCGGCAAAATCCTGGTGTTCGGTTTTAGCGTCGATTTCTTTTTGTGGTCCGGGCTGCGCGACCGCCGGTCTCGGCTTTGTATCTTCGTTCGCCGAATTATCTGCTTCCGATTTTCCGTCGGCGCTTTTCGATGCCTCTCGATCTAAACCCACGGTCTGCAACAAGCCTTCGCCGGAAGCATCCTGCGTTTCGTCAATCAGCGTGCAGTCCCACGTCAGTTGAATCGCGCACCACCAAATGATGCCGATCAGCGTGTAGTTAATCATCCAGCCGATCGTCGCCCATTGGGTTCCCTCGAACGTCACAAACTGGTGCATCGCCAGCGCGATGGCAATCGCCAGCGCCGCCCCGAATGGGGCTGCCCGTTCCCAACCTTCTTCCATCGAAATGCGGGCGATCAGCACCGCCGCAAAAATAAACAGCGTCAGGCAAAAATGCAGCCGCTCCGGATACTTCCCCTGATAGAACATCTCCAGCAAGAAATACACCAGGCTGCCGATCAGC belongs to Pirellulales bacterium and includes:
- a CDS encoding DUF4129 domain-containing protein, yielding MSRRLKPTLMDYVVIAINPALIMVLIGSLVYFLLEMFYQGKYPERLHFCLTLFIFAAVLIARISMEEGWERAAPFGAALAIAIALAMHQFVTFEGTQWATIGWMINYTLIGIIWWCAIQLTWDCTLIDETQDASGEGLLQTVGLDREASKSADGKSEADNSANEDTKPRPAVAQPGPQKEIDAKTEHQDFADDMGWSTQKRLAKESAKKEVKPAAKSDDGEKSWWGKFLERRRRPHAPGVWVVYFSLAALPIFGFGQAFIPTTNPGSRRYSFVLLCVYVAAGLGLLMTTSFLGLRRYLRQRRLEMPLPMAGTWLATGTVLIAALLVLTMLLPRPNAEYAISQLPPAMGSTEHNSSPVSVGNEGTLDEQAKNASGQRSRPDKELAASDQNQKGSGTGNAGENQSGAPATGKSDQGGGKSGDEKGGESQAGKSESGNGEKGESKGNQASDSGGEKGSTSQNGSQTKQSQNQQQENAGPSKGEAAQSQGETSQPEIPQGPDLSLVSENIAALLKWVFYAVVIGLALVWVWKHWEQVLGWLQEFLNGWRNLWGLLGRREREPKDVVPPTPRHQSFYDYADPFATGAAGQFSPTELVRYSFEAFEAWARDNGWPREADQTAYEFTRQVGAKAEAIAKPARALAELYSRAAYAPGTLPAASVEHLRALWQAMRERQPVGF